From a region of the Paenibacillus lutimineralis genome:
- a CDS encoding sensor histidine kinase: MIRKFLIERHSWIILFLCLQLLTLSMAYLDQDIPIGPLLYVAFISAIIFVIFLAIRYSRETRFYRSLEEWDPHLDLTELSPGSSPFEQIVQTHLYDQTKRLRQEAALNRSMLEAEKDELLSWIHDVKTPLTAMQLMIERLDDPTAQEQLTYEWLRIHLLLDRQLHQKRIPFMENDLFIEQVELHSLLSQEIRTLRPWCMRRGIGFDVDLEIREVLCDAKWLAFIVRQLLTNAVKYSENADIVITSYLHLEHPVLEIRDNGRGIDPKDLPRIFDKGFTSTLVHNDPKATGMGLYLARRAAQPMHIRIKASSQPTEGTSMKLIFPTKNEFVQIRGM, from the coding sequence ATGATCAGAAAATTCCTGATAGAGCGCCACAGCTGGATTATCCTGTTCCTCTGCCTGCAGCTCCTAACCTTATCCATGGCTTATTTGGATCAGGATATTCCTATTGGCCCCCTGCTCTATGTCGCCTTCATATCAGCGATCATCTTTGTCATTTTCCTGGCGATTCGCTATTCAAGAGAGACTCGCTTCTACAGGAGCTTGGAAGAGTGGGATCCTCATCTCGATCTAACTGAATTATCGCCGGGCAGCAGCCCATTCGAGCAGATCGTACAGACCCATCTCTATGACCAGACGAAGCGGCTTAGGCAGGAAGCCGCCCTGAATCGCAGCATGCTGGAGGCGGAGAAGGATGAACTGCTATCCTGGATTCATGATGTGAAGACGCCCCTAACCGCGATGCAGCTCATGATAGAGCGTCTGGATGATCCTACTGCCCAAGAGCAACTCACTTATGAGTGGCTGCGCATCCACCTCCTGCTCGACCGTCAGTTGCATCAGAAGCGTATTCCTTTTATGGAGAATGACCTGTTCATTGAACAAGTGGAGCTTCATTCCCTGCTATCCCAGGAGATTCGCACGCTCCGACCATGGTGTATGCGCCGCGGGATCGGCTTCGATGTAGATCTTGAGATAAGAGAGGTGTTGTGCGATGCCAAATGGCTCGCCTTCATCGTCAGACAACTCCTCACCAATGCCGTAAAATATAGTGAGAACGCAGATATCGTCATTACAAGTTACCTTCATTTAGAGCACCCGGTTCTTGAAATCAGGGATAACGGACGGGGCATCGATCCCAAGGATCTGCCACGCATATTCGACAAGGGCTTCACTTCAACCTTGGTGCATAATGATCCGAAAGCGACCGGCATGGGCCTTTACCTTGCTAGAAGAGCGGCTCAGCCAATGCATATTCGGATCAAAGCCAGCTCACAACCTACCGAAGGCACTAGTATGAAGTTGATCTTCCCGACCAAGAACGAGTTCGTACAGATTAGAGGGATGTGA
- a CDS encoding ABC transporter ATP-binding protein, which produces MNILEATKIHKSYGNKFNRQEVLKGIDMAIGQGEFVSIMGASGSGKTTLLNVLSSIDKVSEGSVIINGQEMTTLREKQLAEFRKQHLGFIFQDYNLLDTLTAKENILLPLSITGVTKKAANEKFQALANELGIYDIKDKYPNEISGGQKQRTSAARAFIHEPSVIFADEPTGALDSKSASDLLNKLSQLNQQRQATILMVTHDPVAASYCSRVIFIKDGRIYTQLHRGNESRQAFFKDIMKTQGVLGGVQDEQAEY; this is translated from the coding sequence ATGAATATTCTTGAAGCAACTAAAATTCATAAAAGCTACGGCAATAAATTCAATAGACAAGAAGTATTAAAGGGAATTGATATGGCGATCGGACAAGGGGAGTTCGTCAGTATTATGGGCGCCTCCGGTTCGGGGAAGACGACCCTGCTGAATGTGCTGTCCTCGATCGACAAGGTCAGCGAGGGTAGCGTCATCATTAATGGTCAGGAGATGACCACGCTTCGAGAGAAGCAATTAGCGGAGTTCCGCAAGCAGCATCTCGGCTTTATTTTTCAGGATTATAATCTGCTCGATACGTTGACTGCCAAAGAGAACATTCTGCTCCCGCTATCGATTACAGGGGTCACAAAAAAAGCAGCGAACGAGAAGTTCCAGGCACTAGCAAATGAGCTGGGGATATATGATATCAAGGATAAGTACCCTAATGAAATCTCAGGGGGACAGAAGCAGCGGACGTCGGCCGCCCGGGCGTTCATTCATGAACCGAGCGTTATTTTTGCAGATGAGCCGACCGGGGCCCTCGATTCAAAATCGGCCTCCGATCTATTGAACAAGTTGAGTCAATTGAATCAGCAGCGTCAAGCCACCATTCTGATGGTCACCCATGATCCAGTTGCGGCCAGCTATTGCAGCAGGGTCATCTTCATCAAGGATGGGCGGATCTACACCCAGCTTCATCGCGGGAACGAGTCGAGACAGGCCTTCTTCAAGGATATTATGAAGACCCAAGGGGTTCTGGGAGGGGTACAGGATGAACAAGCTGAGTATTAA
- a CDS encoding response regulator transcription factor, which produces MFKIMLIEDDASLFSEIRDRLSQWSYDIHGISDFSNVMQEFTAVKPDLVIIDIQLPKFDGFHWCRMIRAHSSVPIIFLSSRDHPTDMVMSMQLGADDFVQKPFHFDVLIAKIQATLRRAYDYNTEAISLKTWCGAAVDYEKNTITNERGCIELTKNEIFILKQLLEQKNKIITREELIRNLWNDERFISDNTLTVNVNRLRKKLETIDLGRMIETKVGQGYIAIEEGTL; this is translated from the coding sequence TTGTTCAAGATCATGCTAATAGAAGACGACGCGAGTCTCTTCAGTGAAATAAGAGACCGGTTATCACAATGGTCCTATGACATCCATGGGATCAGCGATTTCAGCAATGTGATGCAGGAATTCACGGCGGTGAAACCTGACCTCGTCATTATCGATATCCAACTGCCCAAATTCGATGGCTTTCATTGGTGCCGGATGATTCGAGCACATTCGAGTGTGCCGATTATTTTCCTATCCTCACGCGATCATCCGACCGATATGGTGATGTCCATGCAGCTTGGTGCCGACGACTTCGTGCAGAAGCCATTCCACTTCGACGTCCTAATCGCGAAGATTCAGGCGACACTGCGCCGCGCATACGACTATAACACGGAAGCGATCTCTCTAAAAACCTGGTGCGGGGCCGCTGTCGATTACGAGAAGAATACCATAACCAATGAGCGAGGATGTATCGAACTAACCAAGAACGAGATCTTCATTCTCAAGCAGCTGTTGGAACAGAAGAACAAGATTATAACTCGGGAAGAGTTGATCCGGAATCTATGGAATGATGAACGCTTTATTAGTGACAACACCCTTACCGTGAATGTGAATCGCCTGCGCAAGAAGCTGGAGACGATCGATTTGGGCCGAATGATCGAGACCAAGGTTGGACAAGGCTATATCGCGATTGAAGAAGGGACTCTGTAA
- a CDS encoding TetR/AcrR family transcriptional regulator: MNKRTQHKEQRRTDILHAGLNLFIRKGYGSTKIADIAEEANMSMGLLFHYFASKEKLYEELIRLGCAGTQLELDNTDVCPLQTLKTAADEILKNLKENPTYAKMFVLMEHAQNNDIIPEAAKAMLSQVNIIQSSIPLISEGQKLGEIREGSPWALSVAFWCSLQGIAEELALHPETPCPEADWLIDILKNQS; encoded by the coding sequence AACAGCGCAGGACAGATATTCTCCACGCCGGATTAAACTTATTTATTCGGAAGGGCTACGGCTCAACCAAGATAGCCGATATTGCTGAGGAAGCAAATATGAGCATGGGGCTGCTGTTCCATTATTTCGCTTCCAAAGAGAAACTGTATGAGGAACTGATTCGTCTTGGCTGCGCGGGAACGCAATTAGAGCTCGATAATACCGATGTATGCCCATTACAAACATTGAAGACCGCGGCGGACGAAATACTAAAAAATCTTAAAGAGAACCCCACCTATGCGAAGATGTTCGTTCTCATGGAACATGCCCAGAACAATGACATCATACCGGAAGCGGCTAAAGCCATGCTGTCTCAAGTAAACATCATCCAAAGCAGCATCCCTCTTATTTCTGAAGGACAGAAGCTAGGCGAAATCCGTGAAGGTAGCCCCTGGGCATTATCGGTTGCCTTCTGGTGTTCTCTCCAAGGTATCGCCGAGGAATTAGCACTCCATCCCGAAACCCCATGCCCTGAGGCGGATTGGCTGATCGATATTCTCAAAAATCAAAGTTGA
- a CDS encoding MarR family winged helix-turn-helix transcriptional regulator yields the protein MILLDKALLFQKFVKFTTSVHQLTHEITMGVREDTITPLQYSILEYVAVTGLVTPSQISDCLYISLPNTSREIKKLAQKGLCEKYTAPEDRRMQYIRLTDQGEVMMNKAFATIEARFWERAGHMSAEELAEIEQAIELLKSKVFHDRQPL from the coding sequence GTGATTCTGTTGGACAAAGCTCTACTGTTCCAAAAATTTGTAAAGTTTACGACGTCTGTACATCAACTGACTCATGAGATCACAATGGGTGTCAGAGAAGATACAATCACTCCCCTGCAATACAGCATTTTGGAATACGTTGCCGTGACTGGGCTTGTTACTCCAAGCCAAATCAGCGATTGCCTGTATATCTCTCTACCGAATACGAGCCGCGAGATCAAGAAACTGGCTCAGAAGGGGCTATGTGAGAAATATACGGCTCCCGAAGATCGGCGCATGCAATACATCCGCCTTACCGATCAAGGAGAGGTGATGATGAATAAGGCATTTGCCACCATTGAGGCTCGCTTCTGGGAACGGGCCGGTCATATGTCCGCAGAGGAGCTGGCCGAGATCGAGCAGGCTATTGAATTGCTGAAATCAAAGGTATTCCATGATAGACAGCCACTGTAG
- a CDS encoding serine hydrolase domain-containing protein, whose protein sequence is MGKKKTKKVILSALILCVCIALVGLLVKQAMWREKSTNQRLDIIFNNTLDHKKVFDMMVNVESGDGSFSYIRSAGQMKDDTPFAIASITKMFTTAVIFNLVDSGQLSFNDKLDQFFDPNLIAGLHVYKESDRTGNITIEQLISQTSGLPDYYTEKGHNGTSFEAEILKKDTSIDFEQILSRSKQLEAHFINGDEGKAYYSDLNFELLGRIAEQVTGEPLEDLYKKYIIKPLNLKSTYLSKPDSLFVPIHIGKEPVHRPMAISSQGASGGMISNSTDLMKFLKAFFHGELFSPANITNVNWNKIQYFPLQYGKGMMRVKMSRLMSPFFPAPEILGHSGSSGSFAFYCPSRDLFIVGTMNQTEKNPFQLIYQMLDSVD, encoded by the coding sequence ATGGGAAAGAAAAAAACAAAAAAAGTGATTCTATCTGCATTGATCCTATGCGTATGCATTGCCCTTGTCGGATTACTGGTTAAGCAGGCGATGTGGAGAGAGAAAAGCACAAATCAAAGACTGGACATTATATTCAATAATACACTGGATCATAAAAAGGTATTTGATATGATGGTCAATGTAGAGTCTGGTGATGGGAGCTTCTCCTATATCCGTTCAGCTGGCCAGATGAAGGATGACACTCCTTTTGCTATTGCCAGCATTACAAAGATGTTTACCACTGCGGTTATTTTCAATTTAGTGGATTCTGGCCAGCTCTCCTTCAATGATAAGCTGGATCAATTCTTTGATCCCAATCTGATCGCCGGACTGCATGTTTACAAAGAGAGTGACCGGACCGGTAACATTACGATAGAGCAATTAATATCTCAAACCTCCGGGCTACCTGACTATTACACAGAAAAAGGTCATAATGGTACTTCCTTTGAAGCAGAGATACTCAAGAAAGATACCTCAATTGATTTTGAACAAATTTTATCCCGAAGCAAGCAATTGGAAGCACATTTCATTAATGGGGATGAGGGCAAAGCCTATTACTCCGATCTCAACTTTGAACTATTAGGAAGAATTGCGGAGCAGGTGACCGGCGAACCATTGGAGGACCTGTACAAAAAATACATCATCAAACCGCTTAATCTGAAGTCTACCTATTTAAGCAAGCCCGATAGCCTTTTCGTTCCGATCCATATTGGCAAAGAGCCGGTTCATCGTCCAATGGCAATTTCAAGCCAAGGGGCTTCCGGCGGCATGATATCTAATTCAACGGATTTAATGAAGTTCTTGAAGGCGTTCTTCCATGGCGAGCTATTCTCACCTGCCAATATTACCAATGTAAATTGGAACAAAATCCAGTACTTCCCGCTGCAATACGGTAAGGGGATGATGCGTGTCAAAATGTCCCGGCTTATGTCGCCGTTCTTCCCAGCACCCGAAATACTCGGTCATTCTGGCTCGTCAGGCAGCTTCGCTTTCTACTGTCCATCCAGGGACCTCTTCATTGTCGGGACAATGAACCAGACTGAGAAGAATCCTTTCCAGCTTATATATCAAATGTTAGATAGTGTTGATTGA
- a CDS encoding ABC transporter permease, with translation MSINYIIARNFRKNIKNYYLYVFALVFSVALYFAFVTLQFDPALEEIKGSIKGEAAIKAGSVLLIAIVTVFLLYANKLFIKRRSKEIGLYQLTGLTKQRIFRILSAENSILYCGSLVIGIFIGFSFSRLVAMVLFKITNVKTSTTLQFSTNALIQTVIVFLIIFLLILLMNYIYIQRQSILSLFRVQSSTEETVKRVTLNEMVVGLFGIALILTGYYISTRLFSGHFNSVNQLVLAMITILGSVILGTYLFYRGSVRFIFYLIRRQKGGYLNIREVLSLSSIMFRMKSNAILLTVITTVSALAIGLLSLSYISYYSAEKMAKSDSPADFSIVNEQDAEQFKQSLSDQGIGYKETRIDVIRSIADLSQIIDISMDNVILKPDQAEVSVVSAKDVENVQLAEDEMLMAGFSDMLKSMFSYKGSGPVQFHGLQKTISQQLVGLKKESIVSWPFAHGRMPIAIVSDATFEQLKQDLDPQLQAKFTTYFGIDITNRKQLEEADKIFQTLPPGDERFSNQSQLESTNEQKQMMGLIMFIVGFLGLTFLITSGCILYFKQMDEGEEEKPSFTILRKLGFTQGDLLSGVQIKQLFNFGIPLIIGLSHSYFAVKSGWFMFGTELWTPMFLVMLLYTALYSIFGILSVIYYKKIIRTAL, from the coding sequence CTGAGTATTAATTACATCATCGCCCGTAACTTCCGGAAAAACATCAAAAACTATTATTTATATGTCTTTGCTCTCGTCTTCAGCGTGGCGCTCTATTTCGCCTTCGTCACCTTACAGTTCGACCCGGCGCTTGAGGAGATCAAGGGTAGCATTAAGGGAGAAGCAGCCATCAAGGCAGGCTCCGTTCTGTTGATTGCTATCGTGACCGTCTTTCTGCTCTATGCCAATAAATTGTTCATCAAGAGACGAAGCAAGGAAATCGGTCTGTATCAATTGACCGGCCTGACCAAGCAGAGGATCTTCCGTATTCTATCCGCCGAAAATTCTATCCTCTATTGCGGTTCCCTGGTGATCGGTATCTTTATCGGGTTCTCCTTCTCCAGGCTCGTTGCGATGGTCCTATTCAAAATTACGAACGTGAAGACCTCTACAACACTGCAGTTCTCTACGAATGCACTTATTCAGACGGTAATTGTTTTTCTGATCATTTTCTTACTTATACTGCTGATGAATTATATATATATCCAACGACAGAGCATCCTATCTCTGTTCAGAGTACAATCCTCCACAGAGGAGACAGTGAAGCGTGTTACACTGAATGAGATGGTTGTTGGTCTGTTCGGGATCGCTTTGATTCTAACCGGGTACTACATCTCCACCAGATTGTTCTCCGGTCACTTCAACAGTGTCAATCAGCTTGTGCTGGCTATGATTACGATTCTGGGCTCGGTCATCCTCGGTACCTATTTATTCTACCGTGGTTCCGTCCGCTTCATCTTCTATCTAATTCGCAGACAGAAGGGTGGATATCTGAACATCCGCGAGGTGCTGTCCCTTTCTTCGATCATGTTCCGCATGAAATCGAACGCGATCCTGCTTACCGTCATCACAACGGTATCAGCGCTGGCAATCGGTCTGTTGTCCCTCTCCTACATCTCTTATTATTCTGCAGAGAAGATGGCGAAGAGTGATTCTCCAGCTGATTTCTCCATCGTAAACGAACAAGATGCGGAGCAGTTCAAGCAGAGCTTATCAGACCAAGGCATTGGTTACAAAGAAACCAGGATCGATGTGATTCGTAGCATCGCCGATCTCAGTCAAATCATTGACATCTCTATGGACAACGTTATTCTTAAACCAGATCAGGCAGAGGTGTCCGTAGTAAGCGCCAAAGACGTGGAGAATGTCCAGCTTGCCGAAGATGAGATGTTGATGGCAGGCTTCAGCGATATGCTCAAGTCCATGTTCTCCTATAAAGGATCTGGGCCTGTTCAATTTCACGGGCTGCAAAAGACCATTTCCCAACAACTGGTTGGCTTAAAAAAGGAATCAATCGTCTCCTGGCCGTTCGCACACGGAAGAATGCCGATTGCCATCGTCTCGGATGCCACCTTTGAACAATTGAAGCAGGATCTTGATCCGCAGCTTCAGGCGAAATTTACTACCTATTTTGGCATCGATATTACGAACCGGAAACAGCTTGAAGAAGCGGACAAAATCTTTCAAACTCTGCCGCCCGGAGATGAACGATTCAGTAATCAGTCCCAACTTGAGTCAACTAATGAGCAGAAACAGATGATGGGGTTGATTATGTTCATCGTTGGCTTCCTCGGCCTGACCTTCCTCATCACGTCCGGCTGCATTCTTTATTTCAAGCAGATGGATGAAGGTGAAGAAGAGAAGCCAAGCTTCACAATTCTGCGCAAGCTTGGCTTCACCCAAGGGGATCTATTAAGCGGAGTACAGATCAAGCAGCTATTCAACTTCGGCATTCCGCTTATCATCGGCCTGTCGCACAGCTACTTCGCCGTCAAATCCGGCTGGTTCATGTTCGGAACTGAGCTGTGGACGCCGATGTTCCTGGTCATGCTGCTGTACACCGCGCTCTACTCCATCTTCGGTATCCTATCGGTCATCTATTATAAGAAAATCATTCGTACGGCCCTGTAA
- a CDS encoding tetratricopeptide repeat protein, whose protein sequence is MAAMELHSKEKLDMDRLLRQAKRGEAEAQLALGEVYLNFKDYWRAIYWLKKAAKQGSAEAGLAIADIYRSQNKHKKAEKWYSLAEQLGLDATNLEDHDDHEHDEDSSAYDSSNDGPESFEDCEIAAAEGDVEAMYRLGTYYEDQNNTQMAVHWYDLAVVEGHIQAAFNLALIYSKAGQKKYALELFKLAAEEGHDQAQYRLSLLLIGEGQRDEAKKWCEMAARQGLISAQFQMAALLEEEQYFDEAIEWYKAAANKGDIDSQYNLANLLAYKGDREEAMRWYQAAAEQGDAMAQHNYAILLQQEGRIEEALTMFKAAARQGLEVSQQVLMRNKETW, encoded by the coding sequence ATGGCAGCGATGGAATTGCATTCGAAGGAAAAATTGGACATGGACAGACTGCTCCGGCAAGCCAAGCGTGGCGAAGCCGAAGCTCAACTGGCTCTAGGTGAGGTATACCTGAATTTTAAAGATTATTGGCGTGCTATTTATTGGTTAAAGAAGGCCGCGAAGCAAGGGTCGGCTGAGGCCGGACTAGCCATTGCCGATATTTATCGTTCCCAGAACAAGCACAAGAAGGCGGAGAAATGGTACAGTCTTGCGGAACAATTGGGCTTGGACGCTACTAATCTGGAAGATCACGATGATCATGAGCACGACGAGGATTCAAGTGCGTATGACTCGTCCAACGATGGACCAGAATCATTTGAGGACTGTGAGATCGCAGCGGCCGAAGGTGATGTGGAAGCGATGTATCGCCTTGGAACTTATTATGAGGATCAGAATAACACCCAGATGGCTGTCCATTGGTACGACCTGGCCGTCGTAGAAGGACATATCCAGGCCGCATTTAATCTGGCCCTGATCTACTCCAAGGCAGGACAGAAGAAATACGCCCTGGAGCTATTCAAGCTGGCGGCTGAGGAAGGGCATGATCAAGCCCAGTACCGGCTATCGCTGCTGCTGATTGGGGAAGGACAGAGGGATGAAGCCAAGAAATGGTGCGAGATGGCGGCTAGACAAGGTCTGATCAGCGCACAATTCCAGATGGCCGCCCTGCTGGAAGAAGAACAGTACTTCGATGAAGCGATTGAATGGTATAAGGCTGCTGCTAACAAGGGAGACATTGACTCCCAATATAATCTCGCCAATTTGCTAGCCTATAAGGGTGACCGCGAGGAGGCCATGAGATGGTATCAAGCAGCGGCTGAGCAAGGCGATGCCATGGCACAGCATAACTATGCCATCCTGCTGCAGCAGGAAGGACGGATTGAGGAAGCGTTAACGATGTTCAAGGCGGCGGCCAGACAAGGCCTGGAGGTTAGTCAGCAAGTACTGATGAGAAACAAAGAAACCTGGTAG
- a CDS encoding LLM class flavin-dependent oxidoreductase yields MEIGISTFAETSPDVHTGEVMSHAQRLREVVEEIVLADQVGLDVYGVGEHHRKDYAASSPTLVLAAAASQTKRIRLTSAVTVLSSDDPVRVFQDFATLDGISNGRAEIMAGRGSFIESFPLFGYDLDDYDELFDEKLELLLKLRESEFVTWEGKHRPAIHNLGVYPRPVQHPLPVWIGSGGNPESVVRAGLLGLPLVLAIIGGRPVQFAPLVELYKRAAAQAGHDVSKLPVASHSHGFIADHLDDAVEKFFLPTQASMNVIGRERGWGNYTRASYDAARSPEGALYVGDPDTVASKIIHLRKKVGITRFMLHVPLGTMPHAEVMRAIELLGTEVAPRVRDEISRWEAAGEPEE; encoded by the coding sequence ATGGAAATAGGAATAAGTACGTTTGCTGAGACATCACCTGATGTGCATACTGGCGAAGTGATGAGCCATGCGCAGAGACTGCGCGAGGTTGTGGAGGAAATCGTGCTCGCCGATCAGGTGGGGCTGGATGTATATGGAGTAGGTGAGCATCACCGCAAGGACTACGCGGCCTCTTCACCTACGCTTGTATTGGCGGCGGCCGCATCGCAGACGAAGCGGATCAGGCTGACCAGCGCCGTCACCGTGTTATCCTCAGATGATCCGGTACGCGTATTCCAGGATTTTGCGACCCTGGATGGTATCTCTAACGGACGTGCGGAGATCATGGCTGGGCGGGGCTCCTTTATCGAATCTTTTCCGCTCTTTGGATATGATCTGGATGATTATGACGAGTTGTTCGATGAGAAGCTGGAGCTGCTGCTGAAGCTTCGTGAATCCGAATTTGTTACCTGGGAAGGCAAGCACCGCCCGGCGATACATAATCTGGGCGTGTATCCACGCCCGGTGCAGCATCCGCTTCCGGTCTGGATCGGCAGCGGGGGCAATCCGGAATCCGTCGTACGTGCCGGACTCCTGGGTCTGCCACTGGTACTGGCGATCATCGGTGGACGACCTGTACAGTTCGCACCGTTAGTGGAGCTGTACAAGAGAGCGGCAGCCCAGGCTGGCCATGATGTGTCGAAGCTGCCAGTCGCTTCGCATTCGCATGGCTTCATTGCCGATCATCTGGATGATGCGGTAGAGAAGTTCTTCCTGCCTACTCAGGCAAGCATGAATGTGATCGGCCGTGAGCGGGGCTGGGGGAATTACACCCGAGCCAGCTATGACGCGGCTCGAAGTCCGGAGGGCGCCCTGTATGTTGGCGATCCTGACACGGTGGCTAGCAAGATTATTCATCTGCGCAAGAAGGTAGGCATTACCCGCTTCATGCTGCATGTACCGCTTGGTACGATGCCACATGCAGAGGTGATGCGCGCGATTGAGCTGCTTGGCACTGAGGTTGCACCGCGGGTGCGGGATGAAATCTCGCGTTGGGAAGCCGCTGGCGAGCCAGAGGAGTAA
- a CDS encoding NAD(P)H-dependent oxidoreductase, whose protein sequence is MNVLIIYTHPNHQSLSYAFLQRTIEGCQENKEIDEIKVLDLYEEGFDPVLVFNEQKRRRDMHKEPSLEIYRQQLIWADKIIFIYPIWWGRPPAMLLGYIDRMFASGFAYQDKGSLLPEGLLKGKSAVCISSMMGPALYPMFWLNNAHKVLMRKALLQYVGIRNIKFFEFGNMESAKGRQEQKLERVHRYFQAVSN, encoded by the coding sequence ATGAACGTGTTGATCATATATACACATCCGAACCATCAAAGTCTAAGCTATGCATTTCTACAGAGAACGATCGAGGGCTGCCAAGAGAACAAGGAGATAGATGAAATTAAAGTGCTTGATTTATATGAGGAAGGCTTCGATCCTGTGCTTGTCTTCAATGAACAGAAGCGCAGGAGAGATATGCATAAGGAACCGAGCCTTGAGATATACCGGCAACAATTAATCTGGGCAGATAAAATTATATTCATTTATCCGATATGGTGGGGACGTCCCCCAGCGATGCTGCTTGGATATATCGATAGGATGTTCGCCTCCGGTTTTGCTTATCAGGACAAGGGCAGTTTACTTCCGGAAGGGCTGCTGAAGGGGAAATCAGCCGTCTGTATCTCGTCGATGATGGGACCGGCGCTCTATCCGATGTTCTGGTTGAACAATGCGCATAAGGTGTTAATGCGTAAGGCCTTACTCCAATATGTCGGCATTCGCAACATTAAATTTTTTGAATTTGGGAATATGGAGAGTGCTAAGGGAAGGCAGGAACAGAAGCTGGAGCGGGTGCATCGATATTTCCAAGCAGTGAGTAATTAA